The following DNA comes from Desulfitibacter sp. BRH_c19.
GGGTCGTACGTTAAATCAAAGTTTTACCATCTCCAAGTAGCACCACCAGCTAATAACAATGCTGTCAATGCAGTTAAAACTTTAAATAATTTTGTCATTTGGAAAAACCCCCTTTTACGGTGATCTCTTACTGTTTCCGCTAGTCAGTAAAGGTTTTTCCGCTCCGCTATTTAGCTCCGCTCATACGACCCCTATAAAACTACATAATCAAATCTATCCTTCTATTTAGTGCATCTAGAACAGCTTTCACAATTGTTATGTCTTTATCTGTGGAAAATAGGCAGGAGCCTACTACTCTTTCAATGCTGTTTTCTGATACACATGACAGAACAACTGTGCCAATTTCACAGCTTGGTAGGTTTGTCCAAGAAACCTCCTCAACTATAAACCTAAGTTTATGCTCTAAAACTGTCTCTATTGACTGACATGCTGCTCCTGCTAGTACTCTGTATCTATTTGATTTTGAATTTGGTCCTTCAGACTGACCTTCAAAAGTAAATTCCCCTAGTTTTACAGATACTTTGAAAGATAACCAATTCTTACTTCCATTAATATCCACACTATTAATTATCAATCGGCTATATTTAGAAACTGGTGTAGTTTGTTTTATTTGCGCAACACTAATCTTTTTGTGATCAAGGGGAATATTCAACTCAGCCATTACCGCTGATTCAATATCTCTTACCATTTGCTTAGGTTGTCTGTTACTTTCTGATAATATATGCACTTCCTGTATCTTTCCATCTTCGTTAGAAATAACAACATTACAGGAGATTACACCTTTTATTCTTCTAATAACATCTTCTATCTGTCTTTGTCCTGCGTGACTACTTGTTTCATCAGATGTAGACATATCTTTTCCTCCCCACTAACACATACAACTCACATTCGACTAAAAGTAAACATTTTCCTGCTAAAAATAACTTAAAAAACAAATTTTTTCTATTTATTTACAGAAGGATCCAAGATTCTGCGTAATCCATCAGCAAGCATATTAAAGCCTAGCATAGAAAGTGTTAAAAGAACTGCTGGAAAAAACAATTGATATGGATAAGATCGTATACTTTGAAATCCTTCATTAATTAAAAAACCTAGGCTTGCTTTGGGAGTACTGATTCCCAACCCCAAAAAACTCAATACAGCTTCTGCAAGAATTATCTCAGGTATGGTCACAGTAACCATAACAATAATAGGACCTATTGCACTAGGAATTAGATGATAAAATATAATTCTCCAGTAATTAGCGCCAATGGAATAGGCAGCTAAAATAAAGTCCATTTCTTTGAGCCGTACAATTTCTCCCCTGACAATTCTTGCTGTACCTAACCAACACACAACCACTAGTGCTACCATGATTGTTTTAATTCCAGGTTCCATAATTAGTAATAACAAAATTACATATACCAAAAATGGTATTGAATAAAGAATCTCCACCAATTTCATCATTATTTCATCAAGGAGGCCTCCAAAATAACCCGCTATAGCACCATAAATAGTTCCAATAACAACACTTATAATACTTGCTATAATCCCTATCATAAATGATATACGTAGCCCAATCCATACCCTGGTAAACAAATCTCTTCCAAGAGAATCTGTTCCAAACCAATACTGTGAACTAGGTGATTCGTTTGCCCTTTGTAAAACCTGTTCATAATAAGTCCAAGAGTTTAGATATGGCCCAATAAGTGCCATTATCAGCAACAATGCTATAATGCTTAATCCTGCGATAAGGAGTACTCTATCCATTTTCACTTAATAATCCCCCTATCCCAGACCTTAACGCGGGGATCTAAAATTGCATAAGCTATGTCAACTATAATATTGATACATATTAGCAATGTACTATAAAAAATAGTTAATCCCACAACTACTGTATAGTCCCTATTAATTACGCTTATAACAAACCATTTTCCCATTCCTGGAATAGAAAAAATGCTCTCTATTATGAAACTCCCTGTTACAATTGCAGCAACCGCTGGTCCCAAGTAGCTTAGTACTGGGAAAAGACTATTTCGCAGCCCATGCTTGAAGACCACTTTACTATAGGGCAAGCCCTTTGCTCTAGCTGTTTGCATATAATTTTGCCCTAACACATCAAATAGGCTTGCTTTAATTAATCTTGTTATAATTGCCATTGGTAATAATGATAAAGCAATAACCGGTAATATCATCGATATAGGACCATGCCAAAGGGCAGGTGGAAACCATTGCAATTTAACAGCAAACATCTGTACCAATAGCCCAGCTAAAACAAAGCCTGGTATTGAAATTCCTAGTGTTGTAAACAAACTCACACCCATGTCCAACCATTTATTTCTATAAATAGCTGTGATGCAACCAAGCATAATTCCAAAACTAAGAGCTATTAGAATTGATGATATTCCTAGTAGTGCTGAAATGGGAAAACCATCTCTTATTATGCTGTTAACAGTTCTATTCTCTTGCTTTATTGATGATCCTAGGTCTCCCTTTGATAAACCCTTTAGATAGTTTAAATATTGTTCCCCTAAAGGCGCATCCAATTGATACTTGTAATTCAAATTCTGCGCAATTGCATCAGGAAGCCTCTTACCA
Coding sequences within:
- a CDS encoding diguanylate cyclase; its protein translation is MDRVLLIAGLSIIALLLIMALIGPYLNSWTYYEQVLQRANESPSSQYWFGTDSLGRDLFTRVWIGLRISFMIGIIASIISVVIGTIYGAIAGYFGGLLDEIMMKLVEILYSIPFLVYVILLLLIMEPGIKTIMVALVVVCWLGTARIVRGEIVRLKEMDFILAAYSIGANYWRIIFYHLIPSAIGPIIVMVTVTIPEIILAEAVLSFLGLGISTPKASLGFLINEGFQSIRSYPYQLFFPAVLLTLSMLGFNMLADGLRRILDPSVNK
- a CDS encoding peptide ABC transporter permease, with the translated sequence MRYLIRKVSSSLITLFVIITLTFILIHSIPGSPFETGKRLPDAIAQNLNYKYQLDAPLGEQYLNYLKGLSKGDLGSSIKQENRTVNSIIRDGFPISALLGISSILIALSFGIMLGCITAIYRNKWLDMGVSLFTTLGISIPGFVLAGLLVQMFAVKLQWFPPALWHGPISMILPVIALSLLPMAIITRLIKASLFDVLGQNYMQTARAKGLPYSKVVFKHGLRNSLFPVLSYLGPAVAAIVTGSFIIESIFSIPGMGKWFVISVINRDYTVVVGLTIFYSTLLICINIIVDIAYAILDPRVKVWDRGIIK